The Halictus rubicundus isolate RS-2024b chromosome 3, iyHalRubi1_principal, whole genome shotgun sequence genome includes a region encoding these proteins:
- the LOC143352956 gene encoding uncharacterized protein LOC143352956 isoform X2, giving the protein MTPAIVQERNSDRPRNPYYEKDIVYIFKIIRWILNSIGIWPSLVENNNKFHQKVSVGLCNFVLLFAIIPFTLHFTVEEKSWAIRLRFIAFLVFCWISVLKYWSLVACKPNLRYCIEFVQHDWKEVEQREDRKLMLKYGNMGRNLTILCLVFMYSGGFMYHTIMQYAIGSYVDEHNRTIKPLVYPTYSGLLDPQARPFYEIVYAVHSVNGYIIYSVTVGACGLAALFATHICGQIDIMILRLQNLAQIEGNADLHPSLVRIVQHHIRTLRYDPPIMRHVFDQRRKYTATPFQIFDSGRDTSARSMLFGIHGFHFYHMIGRSTTGSVLLRIVYY; this is encoded by the exons ATGACACCCGCCATAGTTCAAGAACGAAACTCCGACAGGCCGCGAAATCCGTACTACGAGAAGGACATCGTCTACATTTTCAAGATAATCAGATGGATTTTGAATTCAATCGGCATCTGGCCGAGCCTCGTGGAAAATAACAACAAATTTCACCAGAAAGTTTCAGTCGGATTGTGCAACTTTGTGCTGCTTTTTGCGATAATACCGTTCACTTTGCACTTCACCGTGGAAGAAAAAAGCTGGGCAATTAGATTGAGGTTCATTGCTTTTTTAGTCTTCTGTTGGATATCTGTGTTGAAGTATTGGTCGCTGGTGGCATGCAAACCGAACCTCAGATACTGCATCGAATTCGTTCAGCATGACTGGAAAGAG GTGGAGCAAAGGGAAGATCGAAAGTTGATGCTGAAGTACGGCAACATGGGTCGAAATCTAACGATACTCTGCCTGGTGTTTATGTACTCGGGCGGTTTCATGTACCACACGATCATGCAGTACGCGATCGGGTCGTACGTCGATGAGCATAATCGCACGATCAAGCCGTTGGTTTATCCCACGTACAGCGGATTGCTCGACCCACAGGCCAGGCCGTTCTACGAAATAGTGTACGCTGTGCACTCTGTTAACggatatataatttattcggtTACGGTGGGTGCTTGCGGATTGGCCGCGTTGTTTGCCACCCATATTTGCGGGCAGATCGACATCATGATACTAAGACTGCAGAACTTAGCCCAGATCGAAGGGAACGCGGACCTGCATCCAAGTTTAGTGAGGATCGTCCAGCACCATATACGAACGCTAAGGTACGATCCTCCGATCATGCGTCACGTGTTCGATCAACGACGAAAGTATACTGCAACCCCATTCCAGATTTTCGACAGTGGTAGGGACACTTCTGCAAGAAGTATGCTTTTTGGAATTCATGGGTTCCACTTTTATCATAT GATTGGGAGGTCAACAACAGGCTCAGTCTTATTACGTATAGTGTACTACTAG
- the LOC143352948 gene encoding odorant receptor 4-like — protein MGLDSPGEQSPSNVLCANTMRPVILQEQNADNRRNPYYENDIVYIFKITRWILNSIGVWPSLLENSNQFLPNIVIGLCNMFLLFAIIPFSLYLSLDVKDMMVKLKLCGNCIFAVVSLMKYWALTAGKPNLKYCIEIVQHDWKQVEDSEDREVMLKYGNVGRNLTILCLVFMYSSGFMYLTIMQYASGTSVDEHNRTIKPLVYPTYSGLFDSQASPIYELLYAAHSVAGCLTCSITVGACGLAAMFVTHICGQIDIMILRLQKLAGIEGNTELHPKLVRIVHHHVRMLRFSSSVGTLLQEICFFEFLGSTCVICLVEYYTIMDWEVNNTLRLISNIMLLLSIMFNIFILCYIGELLVEKTGDVGSLCFMIDWYKFPVETMRSLILIIAISNNPAKITAGHIADLNLSTFGGILKTSLAYLSFLRTTMMQ, from the exons ATGGGATTAGACTCCCCCGGCGAACAGTCGCCGTCAAACGTCCTGTGCGCGAACACCATGAGACCTGTCATTCTCCAAGAACAAAACGCCGACAATCGTCGAAATCCGTACTATGAGAATGACATCGTTTACATTTTCAAGATAACCAGATGGATTTTGAATTCGATAGGCGTTTGGCCGAGCCTATTGGAGAATAGTAATCAATTTCTTCCAAACATCGTGATCGGACTGTGCAACATGTTTCTACTGTTCGCGATAATACCGTTCAGTTTGTACCTCTCGCTCGACGTGAAGGACATGATGGTGAAATTGAAGCTTTGTGGTAATTGCATCTTCGCTGTGGTATCATTGATGAAATATTGGGCGCTCACTGCGGGCAAGCCGAACCTCAAGTATTGCATCGAAATCGTTCAGCATGACTGGAAACAG GTGGAGGACAGTGAGGATCGCGAGGTGATGCTGAAGTACGGGAACGTAGGTCGAAATCTAACGATACTGTGCCTGGTGTTTATGTACTCGAGCGGTTTCATGTACCTCACGATCATGCAGTACGCGAGCGGCACGTCCGTCGACGAACATAATCGCACGATCAAGCCGTTGGTTTATCCGACGTACAGCGGACTCTTCGACTCACAAGCGAGTCCCATTTACGAATTATTGTACGCTGCGCACTCTGTTGCCGGATGTTTAACATGTTCGATTACTGTGGGTGCTTGCGGATTGGCAGCGATGTTTGTCACCCACATCTGCGGTCAGATCGACATCATGATACTGAGACTGCAGAAGTTGGCCGGGATCGAAGGAAATACGGAGCTGCATCCAAAATTAGTAAGGATCGTCCACCATCATGTGCGGATGCTAAG ATTCTCGTCATCGGTAGGGACGCTTCTGCAAGAAATATGCTTTTTCGAATTCCTTGGTTCCACTTGTGTCATATGTCTAGTcgaatattatacaataatg GATTGGGAGGTCAACAACACACTCAGACTTATTTCGAATATTATGCTACTACTCTCTATAATGTTCAATATATTCATACTGTGCTACATTGGAGAGCTTCTAGTAGAGAAG ACTGGTGACGTCGGATCATTGTGTTTCATGATCGATTGGTATAAATTTCCTGTTGAAACAATGCGCAGCCTAATCTTGATCATCGCTATCTCAAATAATCCTGCGAAAATCACTGCCGGACACATAGCGGATTTGAACTTGTCCACTTTCGGAGGC ATCCTCAAAACATCATTAGCCTACTTAAGTTTCCTTCGTACGACTATGATGCAATAA
- the LOC143352955 gene encoding odorant receptor 4-like has product MKPVIVREQSADKPRNPYYEKDILYIFKITRWILNSIGIWPSLLENSNPFLPKIVIGLCNVLLLFAIIPFSLYLSIEVKDVVMRLKLIGLFSFCSVALMKYWALTACKPNLKYCIEFVKHDWKQVEHREDRELMLKYGNVGRNLTILCLVFMYSGGFMYHTIMQYAIGTFVDEHNRTIKPLVYPTYSGLFDSQASPIYELVYAVHSVTGYVIYSITVGACGLAALFATHVCGQIDIMILRLQNLAQLEGNTDLHPKLVRIVQHHIRTLRFSTVVGTLLQEVCFLEFIGSTFMICLLEYYTITDWEVNNTLSLITYTMLLLSLMFNIFILCYIGDLLVEKTGNVGSLCFMIDWYKFPVGTMRSLILIIAMSNNPAKITAGHIADLNLSTFGGILKTSLAYLSFLRTAVM; this is encoded by the exons ATGAAACCTGTCATCGTCCGAGAACAAAGCGCCGACAAACCGCGAAATCCGTACTACGAGAAAGACATCCTGTACATCTTCAAGATCACCAGATGGATTTTGAATTCGATCGGCATTTGGCCGAGCCTTCTGGAGAATAGTAATCCGTTCCTTCCAAAAATAGTGATCGGACTATGCAACGTGCTTCTACTGTTCGCGATAATACCGTTCAGCCTGTACCTCTCGATCGAGGTGAAGGACGTGGTGATGAGATTGAAGCTCATCGGCCTCTTCAGCTTCTGTTCGGTAGCGTTGATGAAGTATTGGGCGCTCACCGCGTGCAAGCCCAACCTCAAGTACTGCATCGAGTTCGTTAAGCATGACTGGAAACAG GTGGAGCACAGAGAGGATCGCGAGTTGATGCTGAAGTACGGCAACGTGGGTCGAAATCTAACGATACTGTGCCTGGTGTTTATGTACTCGGGCGGTTTCATGTACCACACGATCATGCAGTACGCGATCGGCACGTTCGTCGACGAGCATAATCGCACGATCAAGCCGTTGGTTTATCCCACGTACAGCGGACTATTCGACTCACAAGCGAGTCCCATTTACGAATTAGTGTACGCTGTGCACTCTGTCACCGGTTACGTGATTTATTCGATTACTGTGGGCGCGTGCGGATTGGCAGCGTTGTTTGCCACTCATGTTTGCGGGCAGATCGACATCATGATACTGAGGCTGCAGAATTTAGCCCAGCTCGAAGGAAACACGGATCTTCATCCAAAATTAGTAAGGATCGTCCAGCACCATATACGAACGCTAAG ATTTTCGACAGTGGTAGGGACACTTCTGCAAGAAGTATGCTTTCTGGAATTCATTGGTTCCACTTTTATGATATGTCTACTCGAGTATTATACTATCACG GATTGGGAGGTCAACAACACACTCAGTCTTATTACGTATACTATGCTACTACTGTCTTTGATGTTCAATATATTCATACTGTGCTACATCGGTGATCTTCTGGTCGAGAAG ACTGGTAACGTTGGATCATTGTGTTTCATGATCGATTGGTATAAATTCCCTGTTGGAACAATGCGCAGCCTAATCTTGATCATCGCTATGTCAAATAATCCTGCGAAAATCACAGCCGGACACATAGCAGATTTGAACTTGTCCACTTTTGGAGGC ATCCTCAAAACATCATTAGCCTATTTAAGTTTCCTTCGAACAGCTGTGATGTAA
- the LOC143352954 gene encoding odorant receptor 10-like produces the protein MRDRSADRAGGYFANSNYKSDVNYTLEMCRWVTRPIGVWPFVYTRASKAEKLVSIILFTVCFSDLLFSIIPPGHYLMFVEKNVYVTVKLLGPLGFCLSSTIKYLYLVFKGNVFKRCIVRVERDWQTVADQRFRQIMIRQSSISRHLIVLCAIFLYSGGMSYHTIMPFVSKPKMRGNQTLRPLIYPGYDAFVDSQASPTYEIIFSMHCLSGFVKYSITTAAYSLAATFVTHICGQVQIQIARLENLVDSIQRNTGHNPISVIVREHVEILRFSKNVEEALREICLTEIVESTFILCVLEYYCLLEWQNSDVVAIFTYVMLLISFTFNITIFCYIGELLTEQCSKIGPAAYEIDWYNLPYKKAHDLVLLSVVSNYPPKLTAGKIFTLSLNTFSSVMQSSVIYLNLLRTVMN, from the exons ATGCGTGATCGATCAGCTGACCGAGCTGGCGGCTACTTTGCCAATTCTAACTACAAGAGCGACGTGAACTATACTCTGGAAATGTGCCGATGGGTAACCAGGCCGATCGGCGTTTGGCCGTTCGTGTACACCCGAGCCAGCAAAGCGGAGAAACTGGTGTCGATCATTCTGTTCACAGTGTGCTTCTCCGATCTGTTGTTCTCGATCATACCGCCCGGGCATTACCTGATGTTCGTGGAGAAGAACGTGTACGTGACAGTGAAGTTGCTCGGTCCTCTGGGATTCTGCTTGTCCTCGACGATCAAGTACCTGTACCTGGTCTTCAAGGGGAACGTTTTCAAACGCTGCATCGTCCGCGTGGAACGTGACTGGCAAACCGTGGCGGATCAACGTTTCCGTCAGATCATGATCCGGCAATCGTCCATCAGTCGACACCTGATTGTTCTTTGTGCGATCTTCCTCTACAGCGGAGGCATGTCTTATCACACCATAATGCCGTTCGTCTCGAAACCGAAGATGCGAGGCAATCAGACGTTAAGGCCGTTGATATATCCCGGCTACGATGCGTTCGTCGACAGCCAGGCCAGCCCAACGTACGAGATCATCTTTTCCATGCACTGTCTTTCCGGTTTCGTCAAGTACAGCATCACCACCGCTGCGTACAGCTTGGCCGCCACCTTTGTCACTCACATCTGCGGACAGGTGCAAATACAGATCGCCAGGCTGGAGAATCTTGTCGATAGCATTCAGAGAAACACCGGTCATAACCCAATTTCTGTCATCGTGCGCGAGCACGTTGAGATTCTCAG ATTTTCCAAGAACGTTGAAGAAGCACTGCGCGAGATTTGCCTAACGGAGATCGTGGAGTCCACGTTCATTTTGTGCGTGCTCGAATACTATTGTCTGCTG GAATGGCAAAACAGTGACGTTGTTGCGATATTCACGTACGTCATGTTGCTAATTTCCTTCACGTTTAACAtaacaatattttgttacatAGGAGAACTTCTGACCGAACAG TGTAGCAAGATCGGTCCGGCTGCCTATGAAATCGACTGGTACAATTTACCATACAAGAAAGCTCACGATCTAGTTCTACTGAGCGTTGTTTCAAACTACCCACCGAAACTCACAgctggaaaaatatttactttGTCCCTAAACACATTTAGCTCT GTGATGCAGTCGTCGGTGATTTATTTAAATCTGCTACGCACAGTTATGAATTAA
- the LOC143352226 gene encoding odorant receptor 4-like, translated as MTPAIVQERNSDRPRNPYYEEDIVYIFKIIRWILNSIGIWPSLVENNNKFHQKVSVGLCNFVLLFAIIPFTLHFTVEEKSWAIRLRFIAFLVFCWISVLKYWSLVACKPNLRYCIEFVQHDWKEVEQGEDRILMLKYGNMGRNLTILCLVFMYSGGFMYHSIMQYAIGSYVDEHNRTIKPLVYPTYSRLFDPQVSPIYEFVYAVHSVNGCIVAAITVGTCGLAALFVTHICGQIDVMIQRLQNLAQLGVNTDLHPQFIRIVQHHVRTIRFSTVVGTLLQEVCFLEFMGSTFIICMLEYYTITDWEVNNRLSFITYSVLLVSLMFNIFILCYIGDLLVEKTSNVGSLCFMIDWYKFPVDTMRSLILIMAMSSKPTKVTAGQIAVLNLSTFGGILKTSLAYLSFLRTAEM; from the exons ATGACACCCGCCATAGTTCAAGAACGAAACTCCGACAGGCCGCGAAATCCGTACTACGAGGAGGACATCGTTTACATTTTCAAGATAATCAGATGGATTTTGAATTCAATCGGCATCTGGCCGAGCCTCGTGGAAAATAACAACAAATTTCACCAGAAAGTTTCAGTCGGATTGTGCAACTTTGTGCTGCTTTTTGCGATAATACCGTTCACTTTGCACTTCACCGTGGAAGAAAAAAGCTGGGCAATTAGATTGAGGTTCATTGCTTTTTTAGTCTTCTGTTGGATATCTGTGTTGAAGTATTGGTCGCTGGTGGCATGCAAACCGAACCTCAGGTACTGCATCGAATTCGTTCAGCATGACTGGAAAGAG GTGGAGCAAGGGGAAGATCGTATACTGATGCTGAAGTACGGCAACATGGGTCGAAATCTGACGATACTGTGCCTGGTGTTTATGTACTCCGGCGGTTTCATGTACCACTCGATTATGCAGTACGCGATCGGATCGTACGTCGATGAGCACAATCGCACGATCAAGCCGTTGGTTTATCCCACGTACAGCAGACTCTTCGATCCACAAGTGAGTCCCATTTACGAATTTGTATACGCTGTGCACTCTGTTAACGGATGCATAGTTGCTGCCATTACGGTGGGCACTTGCGGATTGGCAGCATTGTTTGTCACCCACATCTGCGGTCAGATCGACGTTATGATACAAAGACTGCAGAACCTGGCACAGCTCGGAGTAAATACGGACCTGCATCCACAATTTATAAGGATCGTCCAACATCATGTACGGACAATAAG ATTTTCGACAGTGGTAGGGACACTTCTGCAAGAAGTATGCTTTTTGGAATTCATGGGTTCTACTTTTATCATATGTATGCTCGAATATTATACTATAACG GATTGGGAGGTCAACAACAGACTCAGTTTCATAACATATAGTGTACTACTAGTGTCTTTAATGTTCAATATATTCATACTATGCTACATTGGGGATCTTCTGGTGGAGAAG ACTAGTAACGTTGGGTCACTGTGTTTTATGATCGATTGGTATAAATTTCCTGTTGACACGATGCGCAGTCTAATCTTGATCATGGCAATGTCTAGTAAGCCTACGAAAGTTACTGCTGGTCAAATAGCAGTTTTGAACTTGTCCACTTTTGGAGGC ATCCTCAAAACATCGTTAGCCTATTTAAGTTTCCTACGGACAGCTGAGATGTAA
- the LOC143352956 gene encoding odorant receptor 4-like isoform X1, with amino-acid sequence MTPAIVQERNSDRPRNPYYEKDIVYIFKIIRWILNSIGIWPSLVENNNKFHQKVSVGLCNFVLLFAIIPFTLHFTVEEKSWAIRLRFIAFLVFCWISVLKYWSLVACKPNLRYCIEFVQHDWKEVEQREDRKLMLKYGNMGRNLTILCLVFMYSGGFMYHTIMQYAIGSYVDEHNRTIKPLVYPTYSGLLDPQARPFYEIVYAVHSVNGYIIYSVTVGACGLAALFATHICGQIDIMILRLQNLAQIEGNADLHPSLVRIVQHHIRTLRFSTVVGTLLQEVCFLEFMGSTFIICMLEYYTITDWEVNNRLSLITYSVLLVSLMFNIFILCYIGDLLVEKTGNVGSLCFMIDWYKFPVDTMRSLILIMAMSNKPTKVTAGNIADLNLSTFGSILKTSLAYLSFLRTAEM; translated from the exons ATGACACCCGCCATAGTTCAAGAACGAAACTCCGACAGGCCGCGAAATCCGTACTACGAGAAGGACATCGTCTACATTTTCAAGATAATCAGATGGATTTTGAATTCAATCGGCATCTGGCCGAGCCTCGTGGAAAATAACAACAAATTTCACCAGAAAGTTTCAGTCGGATTGTGCAACTTTGTGCTGCTTTTTGCGATAATACCGTTCACTTTGCACTTCACCGTGGAAGAAAAAAGCTGGGCAATTAGATTGAGGTTCATTGCTTTTTTAGTCTTCTGTTGGATATCTGTGTTGAAGTATTGGTCGCTGGTGGCATGCAAACCGAACCTCAGATACTGCATCGAATTCGTTCAGCATGACTGGAAAGAG GTGGAGCAAAGGGAAGATCGAAAGTTGATGCTGAAGTACGGCAACATGGGTCGAAATCTAACGATACTCTGCCTGGTGTTTATGTACTCGGGCGGTTTCATGTACCACACGATCATGCAGTACGCGATCGGGTCGTACGTCGATGAGCATAATCGCACGATCAAGCCGTTGGTTTATCCCACGTACAGCGGATTGCTCGACCCACAGGCCAGGCCGTTCTACGAAATAGTGTACGCTGTGCACTCTGTTAACggatatataatttattcggtTACGGTGGGTGCTTGCGGATTGGCCGCGTTGTTTGCCACCCATATTTGCGGGCAGATCGACATCATGATACTAAGACTGCAGAACTTAGCCCAGATCGAAGGGAACGCGGACCTGCATCCAAGTTTAGTGAGGATCGTCCAGCACCATATACGAACGCTAAG ATTTTCGACAGTGGTAGGGACACTTCTGCAAGAAGTATGCTTTTTGGAATTCATGGGTTCCACTTTTATCATATGTATGCTcgaatattatactattacg GATTGGGAGGTCAACAACAGGCTCAGTCTTATTACGTATAGTGTACTACTAGTGTCTTTAATGTTCAATATATTCATACTATGCTACATTGGGGATCTCCTGGTGGAGAAG ACTGGTAACGTTGGGTCACTGTGTTTTATGATCGATTGGTATAAATTTCCTGTTGACACGATGCGCAGTCTGATCTTGATCATGGCAATGTCTAATAAGCCTACGAAAGTTACTGCCGGTAACATAGCGGATTTGAACTTGTCCACTTTTGGAAGC ATCCTCAAAACGTCATTAGCCTATTTAAGCTTCCTACGGACAGCTGAGATGTAA
- the LOC143352949 gene encoding odorant receptor 4-like, whose translation MGLDSPGEQSPSNVLCANTMKPVIVQEHNADKPRNPYYEKDIIYIFKISRLVLNSIGIWPSLLENSNQFLPNIVIGLCNMFLLFAIIPFSLYLSLDVKDMMVKLKLIGSCIFGFVSLMKYWALTACKPNLKYCIEFVQHDWKQVEDSEDRELMLKYGNVGRNLTILCLVFMYSGGFMYLTIMQYASGTTIDEHNRTIKPMVYPTYSGLFDSQASPFYELLYAAHSVTGCLTCSITVGACGLAALFVTHICGQVDIMILRLQNLAEIEGNTDLHPKLVRIVHHHVRMLRFSSSVGTLLQEVCFFEFLGSTCVICLVEYYTLMDWEDNNTLGLITNTMLLMSLLFNIFILCYIGDLLVDKTGDVGSLCFMIDWYKFPAETMRSLILIIAISNNPAKITAGYIADLNLSTFGGILKTSLAYLSFLRTTMIQ comes from the exons ATGGGATTAGACTCCCCTGGCGAACAGTCGCCGTCAAACGTCCTGTGCGCGAACACCATGAAACCTGTCATCGTCCAAGAACATAACGCCGACAAACCGCGAAATCCGTACTATGAGAAAGACATCATTTACATTTTCAAGATAAGCAGATTGGTATTGAATTCGATCGGCATTTGGCCGAGCCTATTGGAGAATAGTAATCAATTTCTTCCAAACATCGTGATCGGACTGTGCAACATGTTTCTATTGTTCGCGATAATACCGTTCAGTTTGTACCTCTCGCTCGACGTAAAAGACATGATGGTGAAGTTGAAGCTTATTGGTAGTTGCATCTTCGGTTTCGTATCATTGATGAAATATTGGGCGCTCACTGCGTGCAAGCCCAACCTCAAGTACTGCATCGAGTTCGTTCAGCATGACTGGAAACAG GTGGAGGACAGTGAGGATCGCGAATTGATGCTGAAGTACGGCAACGTAGGTCGAAATCTAACGATACTGTGCCTGGTGTTTATGTACTCGGGCGGTTTCATGTACCTCACGATCATGCAGTACGCGAGCGGCACGACCATCGACGAACATAATCGCACGATCAAACCGATGGTTTATCCGACGTACAGCGGACTCTTCGACTCACAAGCGAGTCCCTTTTACGAATTACTGTACGCTGCGCACTCTGTTACCGGATGTTTAACATGTTCGATTACGGTGGGTGCTTGCGGATTGGCAGCGTTGTTTGTCACGCATATCTGCGGTCAGGTCGACATCATGATTCTGAGACTGCAGAACTTGGCCGAGATCGAAGGAAATACGGACCTGCATCCAAAATTAGTAAGGATCGTCCACCATCATGTTCGGATGCTAAG ATTCTCGTCATCGGTAGGGACACTTCTGCAAGAAGTAtgctttttcgaatttcttggTTCCACTTGTGTCATATGTCTAGTCGAATATTATACACTAATG GATTGGGAGGACAACAACACCCTCGGTCTTATTACGAATACTATGCTACTGATGTCTTTATTGTTCAATATATTCATACTGTGTTACATTGGAGATCTTCTGGTAGACAAG ACTGGTGACGTTGGATCATTGTGTTTCATGATCGATTGGTATAAATTTCCTGCTGAAACAATGCGCAGCCTAATCTTGATCATCGCTATCTCAAATAATCCTGCGAAAATCACAGCCGGATACATAGCAGATTTGAACTTGTCCACTTTTGGAGGC ATCCTGAAAACATCATTAGCCTATTTAAGTTTCCTTCGTACGACTATGATACAATAA